In Trifolium pratense cultivar HEN17-A07 linkage group LG7, ARS_RC_1.1, whole genome shotgun sequence, a genomic segment contains:
- the LOC123899092 gene encoding uncharacterized protein LOC123899092 isoform X2, translating to MYGMGFDHSFGLWFIARWLKPDLMIESGAFKGHSTWVLRQAMPDTRIVSLSPRHPEKYLKKGPAYVDGNCTYYAGKDFVDFGSVDWPKVMSKHGIKDLSRVLIFFDDHQNELKRIEQALKAGFRHLVFEDNYDTGTGDHYSLRQICDQFYIRGGGHSCFKDSDEARIRSRRKQFWEKAVDIEELCGPGEVWWGVRGYMRDNFNHSNKPISYAQHFQNSRYVESILDVYWELPPVAGPSLTHQTRYDPARAPNPIVEDGRYGLFQRLGLGKFDNSVFNGYTQMVYLQISEQ from the exons ATGTATGGGATGGGTTTTGACCACAGCTTTGGACTTTGGTTCATTGCCAGATGGCTAAAACCGGATCTGATGATTGAGAGTGGTGCTTTCAAAGGACATTCGACTTGGGTGTTGCGGCAAGCTATGCCAGACACACGGATTGTTTCTCTTTCACCTAGGCATCCAGAAAAGTATCTAAAAAAGGGACCTGCATATGTTGATGGTAACTGTACATATTATGCTGGAAAGGACTTCGTGGATTTTGGAAGTGTTGATTGGCCAAAAGTTATGAGCAAACATGGGATTAAGGACCTTAGTCGGGTTCTTATATTTTTTGACGACCATCAAAATGAATTGAAAAG AATCGAACAAGCTCTGAAAGCTGGGTTCAGGCATCTCGTTTTTGAGGATAACTATGACACTGGTACTGGTGACCATTATTCTTTGAGGCAGATATGTGATCAATTTTATATACGAG GTGGGGGACACAGTTGCTTTAAAGACAGCGATGAAGCTAGGATCAGGTCAAGAAGGAAGCAATTCTGGGAGAAAGCTGTTGATATCGAAGAACTGTGTGGGCCAGGGGAAGTATGGTGGGGAGTTAGAGGGTACATGCGTGACAACTTCAATCACAGTAATAAGCCAATATCTTACGCACAACATTTTCAGAATAGCCGGTATGTTGAATCTATTCTTGATGTGTATTGGGAACTCCCACCAGTTGCTGGTCCTTCCCTCACTCATCAAACTAGATATGATCCTGCTCGTGCTCCCAATCCAATTGTTGAAGATGGACGATATGGTTTGTTCCAGCGGCTTGGTTTGGGTAAATTTGACAATTCTGTATTTAATGGATACACTCAGATGGTTTATTTACAGATATCTGAACAGTAA
- the LOC123899092 gene encoding uncharacterized protein LOC123899092 isoform X1 produces the protein MSMLERTLSSRRGNSQSDADAINFDESKTKKQQHILFRFTNRASNLFRTSQYVPCIAIALILLLALSFFYTSRKFVCISSSSFYKPASRAAFFGLDGLDSDFGTLGVPCCRSKHGKTVEWTSKDLLKGLEEFVPIYETRPIQNNMYGMGFDHSFGLWFIARWLKPDLMIESGAFKGHSTWVLRQAMPDTRIVSLSPRHPEKYLKKGPAYVDGNCTYYAGKDFVDFGSVDWPKVMSKHGIKDLSRVLIFFDDHQNELKRIEQALKAGFRHLVFEDNYDTGTGDHYSLRQICDQFYIRGGGHSCFKDSDEARIRSRRKQFWEKAVDIEELCGPGEVWWGVRGYMRDNFNHSNKPISYAQHFQNSRYVESILDVYWELPPVAGPSLTHQTRYDPARAPNPIVEDGRYGLFQRLGLGKFDNSVFNGYTQMVYLQISEQ, from the exons atgtCCATGTTAGAACGAACACTCTCCTCTCGTCGCGGCAACTCACAATCCGACGCCGACGCAATAAACTTCGACGAAtccaaaactaaaaaacaacaacacatTCTCTTTCGCTTCACAAACAGAGCTTCAAATCTCTTCCGAACTTCTCAATACGTTCCTTGTATCGCCATTGCATTGATTCTTCTCTTAGCTCTCTCTTTCTTCTACACCTCTCGTAAATTCGTTTGCATCTCATCTTCCTCTTTCTATAAACCTGCATCTCGTGCTGCTTTTTTCGGTCTCGATGGTCTTGATTCCGATTTTGGAACCCTTGGTGTGCCCTGCT GCAGATCGAAACATGGTAAAACTGTAGAATGGACATCGAAAGATCTGCTCAAGGGGCTAGAAGAGTTTGTTCCTATATATGAAACACGGCCAATCCAAAACAACATGTATGGGATGGGTTTTGACCACAGCTTTGGACTTTGGTTCATTGCCAGATGGCTAAAACCGGATCTGATGATTGAGAGTGGTGCTTTCAAAGGACATTCGACTTGGGTGTTGCGGCAAGCTATGCCAGACACACGGATTGTTTCTCTTTCACCTAGGCATCCAGAAAAGTATCTAAAAAAGGGACCTGCATATGTTGATGGTAACTGTACATATTATGCTGGAAAGGACTTCGTGGATTTTGGAAGTGTTGATTGGCCAAAAGTTATGAGCAAACATGGGATTAAGGACCTTAGTCGGGTTCTTATATTTTTTGACGACCATCAAAATGAATTGAAAAG AATCGAACAAGCTCTGAAAGCTGGGTTCAGGCATCTCGTTTTTGAGGATAACTATGACACTGGTACTGGTGACCATTATTCTTTGAGGCAGATATGTGATCAATTTTATATACGAG GTGGGGGACACAGTTGCTTTAAAGACAGCGATGAAGCTAGGATCAGGTCAAGAAGGAAGCAATTCTGGGAGAAAGCTGTTGATATCGAAGAACTGTGTGGGCCAGGGGAAGTATGGTGGGGAGTTAGAGGGTACATGCGTGACAACTTCAATCACAGTAATAAGCCAATATCTTACGCACAACATTTTCAGAATAGCCGGTATGTTGAATCTATTCTTGATGTGTATTGGGAACTCCCACCAGTTGCTGGTCCTTCCCTCACTCATCAAACTAGATATGATCCTGCTCGTGCTCCCAATCCAATTGTTGAAGATGGACGATATGGTTTGTTCCAGCGGCTTGGTTTGGGTAAATTTGACAATTCTGTATTTAATGGATACACTCAGATGGTTTATTTACAGATATCTGAACAGTAA